In Erigeron canadensis isolate Cc75 chromosome 6, C_canadensis_v1, whole genome shotgun sequence, the following are encoded in one genomic region:
- the LOC122605004 gene encoding 3-phosphoinositide-dependent protein kinase B, with translation MGEKEEVKGGGGGGGNPNYTNNDNNSNNNNNNEKDKSSSNNLHKLLNEKGAAATKGKSCKGCLYYSSTLKSNSRNPVCVGFTRSLPKVPRYYVGESEMEASKEGRSLADFRYGCVGYSVYSDMKSQPGNEDTQKELPVCVGIEVLVDRKPTNAISAPTHAHSKDNHAIPQPRVNKPTQSASDDFFSRFTRNANVVASGVAKNVRKVGNQIKDSVEDVLYPYRRRPK, from the exons atgggagaaaaagaagaagtgaaaggaggaggaggaggaggaggaaaccctaattacaccaacaatgacaacaacagtaataataataataataatgaaaaagataaaagtagCAGTAATAATTTACACAAGTTACTGAATGAAAAAGGAGCAGCAGCTACAAAAGGTAAATCATGTAAAGGATGTTTATATTATTCATCAACTCTCAAATCCAATTCTCGCAATCCGGTTTGCGTCGGTTTCACCCGTTCCCTTCCCAAAg TACCTCGCTACTATGTTGGAGAATCCGAGATGGAAGCTTCAAAGGAGGGTAGGAGTCTTGCTGATTTCAGATATGGTTGTGTTGGTTATTCCGTTTATTCAGATATGAAAAGTCAACCTGGCAATGAAGATACACAAAAGGAGTTGCCAGTTTGTGTTGGTATCGag GTTTTGGTGGACAGAAAACCTACTAATGCTATCTCTGCTCCGACGCATGCTCATAGCAAAG ATAACCATGCAATTCCACAACCACGAGTAAACAAGCCGACTCAATCTGCATCGGATGATTTCTTTAGCAG aTTTACTAGAAATGCAAATGTAGTTGCATCAGGAGTAGCAAAGAATGTGCGCAAAGTTGGCAATCAAATAAAGGATAGCGTCGAGGACGTTTTGTATCCTTATCGAAGACGGCCAAAATAA
- the LOC122604395 gene encoding protein FMP32, mitochondrial — MAAAYAACIRAGIRLRSVQAITSSSSAFKTTLIPSSSSHYYHNNNNNNNEYNNINNYNKCFSDGRRGISQLVQSNGKRLFLVDTLALVRRLEGQGVPSKQAEAITSAITEVLNDSLENVAQSFVSKAEMQRIEMTQDGNLGKFKSQVQSSQENHFSLLQRETEKLRNDIEKMRSELRYEIDKVTAGQRLDLNLERGRIRDELANQNQETTNLTNKLDREIHSLRAQLEAAKYDVIKYCIGTLVSISAVGLAVLRILM; from the exons atggcAGCAGCGTATGCTGCCTGTATCCGGGCCGGAATTAGACTCCGATCCGTTCAGGCCATCACTTCGTCCTCATCTGCTTTCAAAACCACGCTTATTCCATCTTCATCATCGCAttattatcataataataataataataataatgaatataataatataaataattataataaatgttTTTCAGATGGGAGGAGGGGGATATCACAATTAGTTCAATCTAACGGCAAACGTTTGTTCCTTGTTGATACTCTTGCCCTT gttagaAGGTTAGAAGGACAAGGAGTGCCTTCGAAGCAAGCGGAAGCCATTACGTCTGCGATAACTGAGGTTTTGAATGATAGTTTGGAAAATGTGGCCCAGTCTTTTGTTTCCAAGGCTGAAATGCAaagg ATTGAGATGACTCAAGATGGTAACTTGGGGAAGTTCAAGTCTCAAGTACAAAGCTCTCAG GAAAATCATTTTTCTTTGCTGCAACGCGAGACAGAAAAATTGAGGAATGATATAGAGAAGATGCGCAGTGAGTTGAG GTATGAGATTGACAAAGTCACTGCTGGACAGCGTCTAGATTTGAATCTCGAGAGGGG GAGAATTCGTGATGAACTAGCTAACCAAAACCAAGAGACTACTAACCTTACAAACAAACTTGATCGA GAAATCCATTCTTTAAGGGCCCAGCTAGAAGCAGCAAAATACGATGTGATTAAGTACTGCATAGGTACCCTCGTCTCGATATCTGCTGTTGGTTTGGCCGTGCTCCGTATACTCATGTAA